ATTGAGCTCATGGGCGATGTTGTCGTGGGCGGTGCCTATAAATCGAAAAGAAACATCTTCCAGAAATTCATCGCACTCTTTAAGTAATGCGATTAACCTTATTCTTTCTTTTTCTTTCTTGTGCCATCAGTTCAGGACAAATTACGGATGTAAAAAAGTTCGATTTTACCAAGGCGGATAGCATCGCATTAGCACACAAAGGAAAAAGTTTAGGAAACTTACCGGTATTGACCCACGAGTTGACGGCAGACCTAACTACCGATGTAGAAAAGTTCAGGGCCATTTTCACGTGGGTCTGCACCAATATTGAAAACGATTACCAGTCTTACCTAAGGACCCGAAAAGAAAGAAATAAAATCCGGAAGGATAGGGAGGGTTTTTTACAGTGGAACAATCGCTTTACACCCAAGGTATTTGAAAAATTGGTTTCAGAAAGGAAAACCGCTTGCACCGGTTATGCTTATCTTATTAACGAGATGGCCAATCTGGCAGGGTTTCAAAGCAAAATTATAAACGGATATGGCAGGACCCCTACCCTACTTTTGGATTTGGACGATCCGCCCAACCATTCCTGGAACGCGATTAAATTGGACGGCCAATGGTATTTGTGCGATGCTACCTGGTCCGCAGGAAAAGTTATGCTGGATGATGTTGGACCAAGATTTGAACCGGATTACAACGATGTTTATTTTCTGCCCGATCCCAATCTGTTCATAAAAAATCATTATCCGTTGGAAAAGGAGCTTTCACTTTTAGAAGAAGTTCCAACTTTGAATGAATTTATGGAAGGTCCAGTATTATATGTGGAAGCCTTTTCCTATGGTGTTATCCCTACCGTACCCCAAAAGATGCGTTTGGAAGCCATTCGTAAAGAAAACATTGGATTCGAATTGGAGGTCCCAGGCAATTTTGAAGTTGAAAACCTTAGGTTGACATTGAACAATGGAGGTCGGGATTTTGAGGTTCAGCCTAAAATTACTACACTGGCAGCCAAAAAGGTACTCCTGGAATATGCATTCGAGAGAACAGGTCTATTTGATACGCATATTAAGGTAGGTGATAACATTATTGCGACTTATGTGATTCGGGTCAGAAGGAAATGAACTATAAGCTCATCTTATCCTTAAAAAGATAGGATTGCCTTCTGGAAACTTCTACTTCTTCTCCATTGGCCATGGTCAGCTTTAATTTTCCATTGAACCAGGGCACTACATTGGTAATAAAATTCGTGTTTATGATTTGCTGACGATTGGCCCTGAAAAAATATTTCTCCGGCAACTTCTCCTCAACTTGGTTCAAGGACTTGTACAGCATGGGCTTTTCGTCCTGAAAAAATACGCGGGTATAGTTACCCACAATCTCAAAATGGGAAATGTCCCCTACTTTTATGAGCCAGCACTTTTCGCCGTCCTTAATAAAAATCTGACTATTTCCGGTTAGCCTTTGGTTGTTCTCTGAAGCAACCTCGTTTTTATCTTTAGCCAGTTTTTCCTCTACTTTTTCAATAGCAGCTGAAAACCGTTTTGGGCTAATGGGTTTTAACAGATAATCCAGTGCATTATACTCAAAAGACTTAATGGCATATTCGTCAAAGGCCGTCGTAAAAATGGTAATGGGAACCTCATCCAACATTTCCAACAACTGAAAACCATCCTTTTCGGGCATGTTAATGTCCAGAAAAAGTAAATCCGGATTATTCTCGTTTATTAACTTAAAACCATCATCTACATTTTCGGCTTCGCCTATAATTTCTATCTGGGAATAGCCCTTAATAAGCTCCTTTAACTCATTTCGAGCCAATCTGGAATCCTCTACTATAACTGCTTTTATTTGACTCATGACAAGGGTATGTTAATGGAGGCTACAACTTCATTATCCACCTCCTTTATATCAAAAGAAGCCTGGTTTCCATATAACAATCGCAACCGTTGTTGTATGTTCTTAAGTCCTAATTGAGTGGAATCCTGGGCAATTTGTAGACTTCCGGTATTGATGACCTGGATAATCAAATTTTCTCGGTCAACATCGGTAATCAGTTTTATGGTTCCCCCAGCTTTGAGGTTGGAAATTCCATGCTTAGCCGCATTCTCAACCAAGAGTTGAATGATCATTGGAGGAATCTTTATGTCCAACGTTTCTTCTTTGACTTCTTTAATAAACGACAATCTATCTTCAAATTGAATCTTGGAGAGCGCTATGTAATTTTCCACCATTTCCAATTCTTCCTCCAGTCTTATGGCATTTACATTATTCTTTGTCAACGAATATCTTAGCATCTCGGAAAGTTTGGTCAGCATATCCCGGGATCTCTCCACGTCCTCCAACATCAGCCCACGGATATTATTCAGGCTATTGAACATGAAATGTGGGTTAATTTGTCCTTTTAAAGTGTTCAATTGGGCTTGTCTTAGCGTGGCATTAAGTTCGGCACGTTCTACCCTATTTGCGTTCAACTTTGCTACAATCTTTACGGATAAATAAAAAATGGTCCATCCAAAAATGGTTACAAAGGAATTAATCAACATCAATCCCAAACCAAATTCCTTATACATTTCGGGCACTTTCACATCCTCTTCCCCAAATTTCCCCATACAATATCCCGAACCATAGGACAAACCAAAGTAAATCAGTGCCGCCACTGCAATTCCAATAAGAATTTTAATAATCTGGCTAGTCTCAAAGGAATCAAAATTGATGATTCTTTTAAGGTAAAACCGTAAAAGACTTGTGGATAGTACGCCTATTAAAAAGGTGGACAAAAGACCATACTTAAAAGTGTATGATTCCTTATATCCATCGGCATCCGGTGTAAAAGCATAGGCAATGAACACCAATCCTCCCCAGGACATGATTTGGACCAACCAAAATGAAATTGACCATCTATGCTTTTTTATGAAGGCTGTCATTTTTAATGTTTAAGGGTAAATATAGGGGAACGAATGATTTTAGTTTCTGTCTAAAAGCCGAAACTAAAACAATATTTGAATTACCAAAACCATTATGAACTTTATAATTGCTATCATTGGTGTACTCTTTTATGGGTATAAAAATAGAATTCGTGTTTTGTAATTTAAACCGATTTATGAAGAGCGGTAAAATTGTATTGGTGAATGGTTTTCCAGACCCCAAGATTAGTTTTTAACCGCGTTACAGTTTGAAAATGCAATTTGCTGACCTCCTTCGAAATCGATGATAATGAATGCATCATTACATAATCCTTTCTTTTCAAAATCCTCCAACAAGGCAGCTTTAATGGTATCAAAATCATTATTAGGGCAATCACCTGCCAAAAACTCATAGCGTGCACCGGAACTATTAGGGCTATCCTTGGATAACGTAATACCAAAACTTGATAAGCTCAACTCCACGTTGGAACAATTGCTTTGCTTTTGGATACTGGCCTTTAACTCATCGATATCCTTATTGTTCCCTGAACAAGATGTAAGGACTATCATAATCACTAATGATAGTCCTTTTAAAAAATTTTTCATTGGTACTGCTTTAATGTTCTTTTTGAATCAACCTATAACATTTTCGGTTTCCTTTTTTACGTTTCCCTTATTCAATAGCGATACTCCCATTAAGGTTAAACCCGCATATAAGGGAAAAAAGTAGTTTACCAAGTTTAAATCCCTTACGGCTCCAATTAAGGATACTAATACGGTTACAGTTCCAATAGCTAGTACAGTTACTTTTGTTTTGTCGATTGTTTTCATGACTTTGTTTTTTAATTGTTAGTAATATGCTGTAAAACTAATGGGCCTTTATGGGAAAAATAAATGGATTATGATGAACGGTTGAAAAATGTGACCGAACGGAAATTTTCTCTTACTAAAATGTAATTAATTGAATATCAGTTATTTAAAAATAAATAATACATCAGGAATGACAATAGAGCCCCTATAAATAGGGGTGTTAGGAAAAAATAGGGGTATTTAAAAAAAGATATTGAACGCTGCTTACCTTAAGATTTTGGAGGGTATTTTTCAAATATTTTGTTGACCATTTCTTGCAAGTTTTCCTCTTTCACGGCAGGTGGTTCCCCTTCCCTAAAGGGAGCCTTTCCAATGGCCTGCCAAACGAGAATATCCTTTTTGGCATCTAAGAAATCAAGCACTATTTCCCTAGTTAGTTTTGGACTACCCACGGGAATTCCAATGGATACCCCGCCACCTATTGCGCCTCCACCTCCACCAAGGCCAACACCTACCGTATTGCCCGACTGGGTTTCGTAAACCATACTGTTTACATCAATAAGCAAATCCGGTTCTTCAGAAAATTTTAATCCCTTGGCCTGCAGTGTTATATCCATAGCCCTAAAGAATCGGTTTTCATCCAATTCGCTCAAACCCGTCTGTAGATCTGCTATATAATTATATGTATTGTAAGCGGTGAAATCTGTTTCCTTTTCATAGTCATAGTCAACCTTTATGGTACCACAGGAAGAGAGAAGCAAAATGATCCAGAGTATTTTCAAATATTTCATAATCAATATTTTACTTCAAGTTAAGAAAAAATCATTCCTCCTCTTTCTTATCCACACTTTTTGTTAGGGCAGATGAAATGATACCCGTTGGAATCGCTACAATTCCCAATCCGATCATTAAAATGAAGAAAGTAAATATTCTTCCACCTACCGTTATGGGATAAACATCACCATAACCTACGGTTGTCAAAGTAATAATGGCCCACCATAAACTATCGAAAATGGAAGAGAAATGCTCCGGTTGTGCCTGGTTTTCAAAATAATAGATGCCAACTGCGGAAAAATAAATTAGAATAAGGGTGACGAAAAGAAATAAAAGGATTTCCTCTTTGGCCATCACAATGGCCTTAGTAAAATGTTTAATGGCCCTATTATAGCGCATAAGCTTTAACATTCTAAAAAGTCGCAAAAATCGCAATGCCCGTAAAGACCTTAAATCAATGCCCAAGGATAGATAAAAGGGGAGGATGGCCAAAAAGTCTATGATACCGTAGAAACTAAAAATGAATTTGGCCCTATTATCCGCAACATAAATGCGAAGCAAATATTCCAAAGTAAATACAATCACAGAGAATATTTCTATTACCCGAAGAAAACTTCTCGTTTTAGGTTCTAAGTCCGGAACGGTCTCAAAGGAAAAGGAGACAATGGAAACAAAAATTAAAATTTGAATAAAATAGGCAAAAAACCTACTCTTTGGATTATCATTTAACTCAACAATATTTTTTAGATACCGTTTCATTATATAATATTTTAGTCATTCAACATTTGCCAAAGTTTGTCCTTAAGTTCGGTTATTCCCATTTGTGCCACGGACGATATAAACATATAGGGAGTTCCCTGGAAATCCTTATCCAGCTCTATTTTCATTTCATCCATCAATTCATCGTCCAACATATCACATTTGGAAATGGCAATCAGACGTTCTTTGTCCAACAACTCAGGGTTATAACGCTTTAGCTCATCCAACAGGATAGCGTACTCCTGACTAATGTCCTTGCTATCGGCAGGAATCAAAAACAATAAGGTGGCATTTCGCTCTATATGTCTCAAGAAATAATGGCCCAAACCCTTTCCTTCGGCCGCCCCTTCGATTATACCCGGGATATCCGCCATGACAAAACTTTGAAAATCCCTATATTCCACGATTCCCAAGTTGGGCTTTAGGGTCGTAAATTCATAATCGGCAATCTTGGGCTTTGCTGAAGTTATCACGGAAAGTAAGGTAGATTTTCCGGCATTGGGAAAACCTACAAGCCCTACATCGGCCAGAATCTTTAACTCCAATAGAAAATATCCCTCCTGCCCGGGAATCCCTGGCTGGGCATATCTTGGAGTTTGATTTGTGGAGGTCTTAAAATGCCAGTTTCCGAGTCCGCCCATGCCTCCCTCCAATGCTATTTTTTCCTCTCCATGCTCCGTTATCTCAAACAGGACCTCGTCAGTTTCTGGGTCCTTTACAACAGTTCCCAAGGGCACGTCCAAATATACATCTGTACCATCTGCACCGGTACTCCTGTTTTTACTTCCATGCTCTCCATGACCGGCCTTGAAATGCTTTTTGAACTTGAAATTCACCAAAGTCCAAAGATTCTGGTTGCCCCTGATGATTACATGACCACCACGGCCCCCATCTCCACCATCTGGGCCACCTTTAGCTACGTATTTTTCACGGTGAAGGTGCATAGATCCCTTTCCTCCGTTTCCTGAGGCCAGGTGAACCTTAACGTAGTCTACAAAATTGCCTTCGGTCATCTTTAATAAAGCATTTAAAAATTGGGTACAAAGCTACGTAATTATAAGGGAAGACTACCCTTGGGATTTATGACAAAGGGTCATAAAAATAATGGAGGTAAACCATATAGGCAATGGCAATGAGTATTAGGGTCAATATTGAACCACAACCAATAAAAAAACAGCTTTTTAACGCATCCTTTGGTCTGATTACCTCTTCTGCCATGGGATATTCCTTAAGTTAGTTCGGTCGTTATTTCCCTTAATAACCCCAATAGTTATATAGTGTATGCCTAAAGGGAGTCGATAACCTTTGTCAAGCGCTCGGTAATTTCCTCAATTGTACCGATTCCATTGACACTATGAAACTTTTTGCGATCTTCATAGTATTCCTTTAAAGGTGCCGTCTTGGAATTGTACTCATCAAAACGGTTCCTGATTTTTGTTACATCTTGATCGTCCGATCTTCCACTTACCTTACCTCTTTCCAATAGACGCTCTATTAAAATTTCATCATTGGCTTCCAAGGCTATGGTCGCATCCACTTTCATGTCCTTGGATTCCAAAAAATTGTCCAAGGCCTCGGCCTGGGTAGTTGTTCTAGGGAATCCATCAAAAATGAATCCGTCCGCATCTGGATTTTTATCCACTTCGTCCTCCAACATTTTAATAGTCACCTCATCCGGCACCAAATCGCCCTTATCTATATATGATTTTGCCAAGGTCCCTAATTCCGTTCCATTTTTTATGTTATAACGGAATACATCGCCAGTGGAAATATGTTTTAAATTATACTTTTCCTTTAAAAATTGAGCTTGTGTGCCCTTGCCAGCTCCTGGTTTACCAAAGAGTACAAGATTGATCATATGTTTTTGGTTTAATTGGTATACTTCCCTTAAATTCCTTCCTAATTCTTTGTAATCCAGTCCATAA
This window of the Maribacter cobaltidurans genome carries:
- a CDS encoding sensor histidine kinase, producing MTAFIKKHRWSISFWLVQIMSWGGLVFIAYAFTPDADGYKESYTFKYGLLSTFLIGVLSTSLLRFYLKRIINFDSFETSQIIKILIGIAVAALIYFGLSYGSGYCMGKFGEEDVKVPEMYKEFGLGLMLINSFVTIFGWTIFYLSVKIVAKLNANRVERAELNATLRQAQLNTLKGQINPHFMFNSLNNIRGLMLEDVERSRDMLTKLSEMLRYSLTKNNVNAIRLEEELEMVENYIALSKIQFEDRLSFIKEVKEETLDIKIPPMIIQLLVENAAKHGISNLKAGGTIKLITDVDRENLIIQVINTGSLQIAQDSTQLGLKNIQQRLRLLYGNQASFDIKEVDNEVVASINIPLS
- a CDS encoding transglutaminase domain-containing protein; translation: MRLTLFFLFLSCAISSGQITDVKKFDFTKADSIALAHKGKSLGNLPVLTHELTADLTTDVEKFRAIFTWVCTNIENDYQSYLRTRKERNKIRKDREGFLQWNNRFTPKVFEKLVSERKTACTGYAYLINEMANLAGFQSKIINGYGRTPTLLLDLDDPPNHSWNAIKLDGQWYLCDATWSAGKVMLDDVGPRFEPDYNDVYFLPDPNLFIKNHYPLEKELSLLEEVPTLNEFMEGPVLYVEAFSYGVIPTVPQKMRLEAIRKENIGFELEVPGNFEVENLRLTLNNGGRDFEVQPKITTLAAKKVLLEYAFERTGLFDTHIKVGDNIIATYVIRVRRK
- a CDS encoding ion transporter, whose protein sequence is MKRYLKNIVELNDNPKSRFFAYFIQILIFVSIVSFSFETVPDLEPKTRSFLRVIEIFSVIVFTLEYLLRIYVADNRAKFIFSFYGIIDFLAILPFYLSLGIDLRSLRALRFLRLFRMLKLMRYNRAIKHFTKAIVMAKEEILLFLFVTLILIYFSAVGIYYFENQAQPEHFSSIFDSLWWAIITLTTVGYGDVYPITVGGRIFTFFILMIGLGIVAIPTGIISSALTKSVDKKEEE
- a CDS encoding adenylate kinase is translated as MIRLHDKLFKPFLTEKQILEAIQRMAQEIAVDYKDESPIFVGVLNGAFMFVSDFLKAYPHPCEVSFVKLSSYHGLTSTGIVETLLDVPDNIEGRSIIILEDIIDTGRTLQKLVHIFRNTKVKEFKIASLFYKSEVYNGEYAIDYVGLEIPDKFIVGYGLDYKELGRNLREVYQLNQKHMINLVLFGKPGAGKGTQAQFLKEKYNLKHISTGDVFRYNIKNGTELGTLAKSYIDKGDLVPDEVTIKMLEDEVDKNPDADGFIFDGFPRTTTQAEALDNFLESKDMKVDATIALEANDEILIERLLERGKVSGRSDDQDVTKIRNRFDEYNSKTAPLKEYYEDRKKFHSVNGIGTIEEITERLTKVIDSL
- a CDS encoding LytR/AlgR family response regulator transcription factor, with amino-acid sequence MSQIKAVIVEDSRLARNELKELIKGYSQIEIIGEAENVDDGFKLINENNPDLLFLDINMPEKDGFQLLEMLDEVPITIFTTAFDEYAIKSFEYNALDYLLKPISPKRFSAAIEKVEEKLAKDKNEVASENNQRLTGNSQIFIKDGEKCWLIKVGDISHFEIVGNYTRVFFQDEKPMLYKSLNQVEEKLPEKYFFRANRQQIINTNFITNVVPWFNGKLKLTMANGEEVEVSRRQSYLFKDKMSL
- the obgE gene encoding GTPase ObgE, translating into MTEGNFVDYVKVHLASGNGGKGSMHLHREKYVAKGGPDGGDGGRGGHVIIRGNQNLWTLVNFKFKKHFKAGHGEHGSKNRSTGADGTDVYLDVPLGTVVKDPETDEVLFEITEHGEEKIALEGGMGGLGNWHFKTSTNQTPRYAQPGIPGQEGYFLLELKILADVGLVGFPNAGKSTLLSVITSAKPKIADYEFTTLKPNLGIVEYRDFQSFVMADIPGIIEGAAEGKGLGHYFLRHIERNATLLFLIPADSKDISQEYAILLDELKRYNPELLDKERLIAISKCDMLDDELMDEMKIELDKDFQGTPYMFISSVAQMGITELKDKLWQMLND
- a CDS encoding DUF4136 domain-containing protein, which produces MKYLKILWIILLLSSCGTIKVDYDYEKETDFTAYNTYNYIADLQTGLSELDENRFFRAMDITLQAKGLKFSEEPDLLIDVNSMVYETQSGNTVGVGLGGGGGAIGGGVSIGIPVGSPKLTREIVLDFLDAKKDILVWQAIGKAPFREGEPPAVKEENLQEMVNKIFEKYPPKS